The following proteins come from a genomic window of Geomonas sp. RF6:
- a CDS encoding CsgG/HfaB family protein, translating to MSAKRVTGTAFRSLAVVVGMVTLVALAYPGSGMAFSFSKAGDQEESAASKLTKLKIKPGPKMTVAIYEFRSGVPDVSSRAATDMFVTALVNSGAFAVVERERLEAGVVREKELQSSEEATGNAGTSKLTGADYICEGVISEYSGSEEQGEVGLSMGGMETSRSKEAKSIGLDVRIINASTGKIIDSVPVRKEIKASGSSTSGIGNMLRMLTDSNVDADLTYKKAQSEGIDRALRECIDEAVYQLVKRYMAE from the coding sequence ATGAGCGCGAAAAGAGTTACAGGCACGGCTTTCAGGTCGCTAGCGGTGGTAGTCGGCATGGTGACACTCGTCGCCCTGGCCTATCCGGGGTCGGGCATGGCGTTTTCTTTTTCAAAAGCCGGTGACCAGGAAGAGTCCGCAGCATCGAAGCTCACAAAGCTGAAGATAAAACCGGGGCCTAAGATGACCGTCGCCATCTACGAGTTTCGCAGCGGCGTCCCCGACGTCTCCTCGCGTGCTGCGACAGACATGTTCGTCACCGCCCTTGTGAATTCCGGAGCTTTCGCGGTTGTGGAAAGGGAGCGGCTCGAAGCGGGAGTGGTGCGGGAAAAGGAACTGCAAAGTAGTGAAGAAGCCACCGGCAACGCCGGCACCAGCAAGCTGACGGGGGCGGATTACATCTGTGAAGGTGTCATTTCCGAATACAGCGGCAGTGAAGAACAGGGAGAAGTCGGCCTGTCGATGGGCGGAATGGAGACAAGTCGTTCCAAGGAAGCAAAGAGCATCGGCCTGGACGTGCGGATCATCAACGCGAGCACCGGAAAGATAATCGACTCCGTACCGGTGAGAAAGGAGATAAAGGCATCAGGAAGCAGCACATCGGGGATCGGCAACATGCTGAGGATGCTGACCGACAGCAACGTCGATGCCGACCTCACGTACAAGAAAGCCCAGAGTGAAGGCATAGACAGGGCCCTGCGGGAATGTATCGATGAGGCCGTGTACCAGCTGGTGAAACGGTACATGGCGGAGTGA
- a CDS encoding 50S ribosomal protein L25, whose translation MSELALQVELREELGKGVCRRLRAAGRVPAVVFGRGMTSVPVSLNTKELTQAIAQAGGANHIFSLKGAAGLEGAPVIVSEILRDRFKGIPLHVDLHKVNMAEKVKVKVPVNLVGTAIGAKEGGLVDFSMHELEVECLPAEIPEHIDVDITEVALGHSLHVGDVVAPSGVVILDDPSASVVSILGRKAAEEVESPEATPAA comes from the coding sequence ATGAGTGAATTGGCACTGCAAGTGGAGTTGAGGGAGGAATTGGGCAAGGGTGTCTGTCGCCGGCTGAGGGCTGCCGGCAGGGTTCCCGCAGTTGTGTTTGGCAGGGGAATGACGTCGGTACCGGTGTCCCTGAACACGAAGGAGTTGACCCAGGCAATAGCCCAGGCGGGGGGAGCGAATCACATCTTCTCCCTGAAAGGCGCGGCCGGTCTGGAAGGCGCCCCGGTCATCGTAAGTGAGATCCTTCGTGACCGCTTTAAGGGGATCCCCCTTCATGTCGATCTGCACAAGGTCAACATGGCGGAGAAGGTGAAGGTAAAGGTGCCGGTCAACCTGGTTGGCACGGCAATCGGGGCAAAGGAAGGGGGGCTCGTGGACTTCTCCATGCACGAGCTGGAGGTCGAGTGCCTGCCGGCCGAGATTCCCGAGCATATCGACGTCGACATCACTGAGGTGGCCCTGGGGCACTCCCTCCATGTGGGGGATGTGGTCGCTCCGTCGGGGGTGGTTATCCTTGATGACCCCAGCGCCTCCGTGGTCAGCATTCTGGGCAGGAAAGCAGCGGAAGAAGTTGAATCACCGGAAGCGACACCTGCCGCATAA
- a CDS encoding glutathionylspermidine synthase family protein produces the protein MRRLAVEPRAEWRERVESVGMLYHTIDDEIYWDESACYEFTRSEIDTLDLATAELQSLCIQAVEEVIRRNLFSRLAIPQAFVPKLIASWEMDEPSLYGRFDLSWDGSGPPKLLEYNADTPTSLLEASVVQWFWLQDTHPQADQFNSIHEKLISFWRSWPYVLRDPIHFACAAGSMEDLGNVEYLRDTAVQGGFETHRLFMEEIGWNQVTRQFVGLDEEPIRTLFKLYPWEWMVREEFGPCLAEANLRVIEPAWKMVLSNKGILPILWQLFEGHPNLLEATFDETPLQGDHVRKPLLSREGGNVEIIRGGGVVSTSGTYGREGYIFQRYAPLPDFDGNFPVIGSWVIGGDPAGIGIREDCSEITTNGSRFIPHYFVEDSI, from the coding sequence ATGAGGCGGCTTGCGGTCGAGCCACGTGCAGAGTGGCGGGAGCGGGTGGAGTCGGTGGGAATGCTCTACCACACCATCGACGATGAGATCTACTGGGACGAATCCGCCTGCTACGAATTCACCCGGAGCGAAATCGACACCCTGGACCTGGCCACGGCAGAGCTGCAGTCCCTCTGCATCCAGGCGGTGGAGGAGGTCATCCGTCGCAATCTCTTCTCCCGGCTGGCGATCCCGCAAGCCTTCGTTCCGAAGCTCATCGCCTCATGGGAGATGGACGAGCCCTCCCTCTACGGACGCTTCGATCTCAGTTGGGATGGCAGCGGCCCCCCAAAACTCCTCGAGTACAACGCGGATACCCCCACCTCGCTGTTGGAGGCAAGCGTGGTGCAGTGGTTCTGGCTCCAGGACACCCACCCGCAGGCGGATCAGTTCAACTCCATCCATGAAAAGCTCATCTCCTTTTGGCGGAGCTGGCCGTACGTGCTGCGCGACCCCATCCACTTCGCCTGCGCCGCTGGCAGCATGGAGGACCTGGGAAACGTGGAGTACCTGCGCGACACCGCGGTGCAGGGCGGTTTTGAAACCCACCGCCTCTTCATGGAGGAGATCGGGTGGAACCAGGTGACGCGGCAGTTCGTCGGCCTGGACGAGGAGCCGATCCGCACCCTCTTCAAGCTGTACCCATGGGAGTGGATGGTTCGGGAGGAATTCGGTCCCTGTCTCGCTGAGGCCAATCTGCGCGTGATCGAGCCGGCGTGGAAGATGGTACTCAGCAACAAGGGGATACTCCCCATTCTCTGGCAGCTCTTCGAGGGGCACCCAAACCTCCTCGAGGCGACCTTCGATGAGACGCCCCTCCAGGGAGATCATGTGCGCAAGCCGCTCCTGTCGCGCGAGGGGGGAAACGTGGAGATAATCCGGGGAGGGGGCGTGGTGAGCACGTCCGGGACCTACGGCAGGGAAGGGTACATCTTTCAGCGCTACGCGCCGCTTCCGGACTTCGACGGGAACTTTCCGGTGATCGGGTCGTGGGTCATAGGTGGCGACCCCGCCGGTATCGGGATTCGTGAGGACTGCAGCGAAATCACCACCAACGGCAGTAGGTTCATTCCGCACTATTTCGTGGAGGATTCGATATGA
- a CDS encoding response regulator transcription factor, translating into MSIKLLLVDDHAVVREGIKSLVEASDDIEIVGEAGNGEEAILKAAEANPDVVVMDVNLPEMNGIAATQRILSHSPYTSVLVLSTSRDKACVMAALKAGAIGFLGKDCHPRELVEGIRAVAAGRSYFCGRIKDLLLKDYTKRISTDSPDPVLPLSEREQVVLQHIASGRSTKETAFSLHVSVKTVETHRRRIMQKLGAHNTAELVRHAIREGLVSTW; encoded by the coding sequence ATGAGCATAAAGCTGCTGTTGGTTGACGATCACGCCGTGGTGCGGGAAGGGATCAAGTCCCTCGTCGAGGCCAGCGACGACATAGAGATCGTTGGAGAAGCAGGAAACGGCGAAGAAGCCATTTTGAAAGCCGCAGAGGCCAATCCCGACGTCGTCGTTATGGATGTGAACCTGCCGGAGATGAATGGCATAGCCGCCACGCAGCGCATACTCTCGCACTCCCCCTATACCAGCGTCCTCGTCCTTTCCACATCCCGCGACAAGGCGTGCGTCATGGCCGCGCTCAAAGCCGGAGCGATCGGCTTCCTCGGGAAGGACTGCCACCCGCGGGAACTCGTCGAGGGAATCCGCGCCGTCGCAGCGGGACGCTCCTATTTCTGCGGCCGCATCAAGGACCTTCTCCTCAAGGACTACACAAAAAGAATCTCCACCGACTCGCCCGACCCCGTACTCCCCCTTTCGGAGAGGGAGCAGGTAGTCCTGCAGCATATAGCCAGCGGCCGCAGCACGAAGGAAACCGCCTTCAGCCTCCATGTCTCGGTAAAGACGGTAGAGACCCACCGACGGCGCATCATGCAGAAACTCGGCGCCCACAACACTGCCGAACTCGTCCGCCACGCCATCCGCGAGGGGCTCGTCTCGACCTGGTGA
- a CDS encoding IS4 family transposase — MRPFSRQKPQNPYEFNRLLDPVKRSCTPVSPLTSRGYRPLQLSFDDQLKALVYYHLQEFSSGRELIQALEQDNFAKECVAPPKGVKKSAFFEAINTRGLEQLTEIFGALAKEARKVIPAQHAELGNLVGIDGSVIDALMSMDWAQYSSTHNKAKAHVGLDLNRGVPTSVVVTDANQVERQYVDRILQPGETAVLDRGYQCNADFDQWQEDGKLFICRIQQRARKKVVRQNPLPHSDIVFYDAIVILGKKGLTEGQKELRVVGYRVDRKEYWVATNRYDLTAEQVAEAYKLRWNIETFFGWWKRYLNVYHLIARSQYGMMVQVLSGLITYLLLAIYCQEQHNERVSINRVRELRNKIASEAAGMAAEASRLRKNEAKKNRKKQKRRKAKT; from the coding sequence ATGCGTCCCTTCAGCAGACAAAAGCCTCAGAATCCTTATGAATTTAATAGACTTCTCGACCCAGTAAAGAGATCATGCACCCCTGTTTCTCCACTTACATCGAGAGGTTACCGACCGTTGCAACTGTCATTCGACGATCAGCTAAAGGCCCTTGTCTACTACCATCTCCAGGAATTCTCTTCTGGAAGAGAACTGATCCAGGCCCTGGAACAGGACAATTTCGCCAAGGAATGTGTTGCGCCACCTAAAGGCGTTAAAAAATCCGCCTTTTTTGAGGCTATCAACACACGTGGACTCGAACAACTCACTGAAATCTTTGGAGCACTGGCGAAAGAGGCTCGCAAAGTCATTCCCGCCCAACACGCAGAACTTGGCAACCTTGTTGGCATCGATGGATCTGTCATCGACGCTTTGATGTCCATGGATTGGGCGCAGTACTCAAGCACTCACAATAAAGCCAAAGCCCACGTAGGCCTTGATCTGAACCGTGGTGTGCCGACGAGTGTGGTCGTGACTGACGCTAACCAGGTGGAGCGGCAGTATGTAGACCGTATCCTCCAGCCTGGCGAAACTGCTGTCCTTGATCGAGGGTACCAATGCAACGCCGACTTCGATCAGTGGCAAGAAGACGGCAAACTCTTTATCTGCCGCATCCAGCAGAGAGCCAGAAAGAAGGTCGTCCGTCAAAATCCTCTTCCGCACAGTGACATCGTCTTTTATGACGCCATCGTTATTCTGGGCAAGAAGGGGCTCACTGAAGGGCAGAAAGAGCTCCGAGTAGTTGGCTATCGCGTTGACCGAAAGGAATACTGGGTTGCGACAAACCGCTATGACCTTACCGCTGAACAGGTGGCCGAAGCATACAAACTACGTTGGAACATAGAGACCTTCTTTGGCTGGTGGAAACGATACCTCAACGTCTACCACTTAATCGCCAGAAGCCAGTATGGCATGATGGTGCAGGTCCTCAGTGGACTTATCACTTACCTTCTCCTGGCCATTTACTGCCAAGAACAGCATAACGAGCGGGTGAGCATCAATCGTGTCAGAGAGCTAAGAAACAAAATCGCTAGTGAAGCTGCTGGAATGGCAGCTGAAGCCTCTAGACTGCGAAAAAATGAGGCCAAAAAAAACCGAAAAAAGCAGAAACGACGCAAAGCAAAAACCTAA
- a CDS encoding sodium-dependent transporter, with amino-acid sequence MKKSESVKHRDVFTSGFGVLAATLGSAVGLGNIWKFPALAGLNGGAAFLIIYLVSTLMTGLPVMIAELMLGRRSRSDALTTFRVLHPQRETWGLIGAVGVLSAFLILAFYTEVAGWVFAYVFKSATGAVLSSDPKVTSAAFQSLIADPFQSVFWQCLVILFVGFIIVLGVSKGIEKTTKRLMPVLFLILLMIGIRSLTLSGATQGLSFLFTPDFSKVTGSVVLTAMGLAFFKLSVGMGTMITYGSYFTHDQNVPMTALRVMLADLTVSILAGIAIFPAVFTYGFKPEAGPALLFITIPAVFSQMPFGNVFVVLFFVLGAIASTGAMLSIMEVPVAYLHHRLGWSRLKSTAVTATLLALIGSTAALSNSTLAGFKILGMTMFDLYDFLTSNLLMPLGGLFLCLFAGWVWGEKQVRSALTNDGTLANRRVVSFFLFQVKYVAPAIITIILLRGLKLI; translated from the coding sequence ATGAAGAAATCGGAAAGTGTGAAACACCGGGACGTTTTTACATCGGGATTTGGCGTTCTCGCCGCGACACTCGGGTCGGCGGTGGGGCTTGGCAACATCTGGAAGTTCCCGGCGCTCGCCGGCCTGAACGGCGGCGCCGCCTTTCTCATCATCTATCTCGTTTCGACACTGATGACGGGGCTGCCGGTGATGATAGCAGAGCTCATGCTCGGCCGCCGCTCCCGCTCGGACGCACTTACCACCTTCCGGGTCCTGCACCCGCAGCGGGAGACATGGGGGCTCATCGGCGCCGTCGGCGTCCTCTCCGCCTTCCTGATCCTCGCCTTCTACACAGAAGTGGCCGGCTGGGTCTTTGCCTATGTCTTCAAGTCCGCCACCGGAGCGGTGCTCTCCAGCGACCCCAAGGTCACCTCCGCCGCCTTCCAGAGCCTCATCGCAGACCCGTTCCAGTCCGTCTTCTGGCAGTGCCTGGTGATCCTGTTCGTCGGCTTCATCATCGTACTCGGCGTGTCCAAGGGGATCGAGAAGACCACGAAGCGGCTCATGCCCGTCCTTTTCCTCATCCTCCTGATGATCGGGATCCGGAGCCTCACCCTTTCCGGCGCAACACAGGGCTTGAGCTTCCTCTTCACCCCCGATTTCTCCAAGGTCACCGGCTCCGTCGTCCTCACTGCAATGGGGCTCGCATTCTTCAAGCTCTCCGTCGGGATGGGGACGATGATCACCTACGGGAGTTACTTTACCCACGACCAGAACGTCCCGATGACGGCACTGCGCGTAATGCTCGCCGATCTCACCGTCTCCATCCTGGCAGGTATCGCCATCTTCCCCGCGGTCTTCACCTACGGCTTCAAGCCGGAAGCCGGGCCCGCGCTTCTTTTCATCACCATCCCCGCAGTCTTCTCGCAGATGCCCTTCGGCAACGTCTTCGTCGTTCTCTTTTTTGTCCTGGGAGCAATCGCCTCGACAGGAGCGATGCTCTCCATCATGGAAGTTCCGGTCGCCTACCTGCACCACCGCCTCGGCTGGTCGCGGTTGAAGTCGACCGCGGTGACCGCCACGCTCCTGGCGCTCATCGGTTCCACCGCAGCCCTCTCCAACAGCACGCTCGCTGGATTCAAGATCCTTGGCATGACGATGTTCGACCTCTACGACTTCCTGACATCGAATCTTCTCATGCCGCTCGGGGGACTCTTCCTGTGCCTCTTTGCCGGATGGGTCTGGGGGGAGAAACAGGTACGCAGTGCCCTCACGAACGACGGGACTCTCGCCAACCGCCGTGTGGTGAGCTTCTTCCTCTTCCAGGTCAAATACGTCGCGCCGGCCATCATCACGATCATTCTCCTGCGCGGGCTCAAGCTCATCTAA
- a CDS encoding DUF350 domain-containing protein, with translation MNSVTLAESLGGANDFLLHFLSAVILVLAFSVVYLRVTPYPELRLIREGKVAPALSFSGALLCFVIPVASAIAHSVSLLDMVVWSLIALVIQIAVFLALRICFSDLCRGIAANDPAPAVLLGVASMAAGILNAASMTY, from the coding sequence ATGAACTCGGTAACCTTGGCAGAATCGTTGGGAGGAGCAAACGACTTCCTGCTGCACTTCCTCTCCGCAGTGATACTGGTGCTGGCCTTCTCAGTGGTGTACCTGAGAGTCACGCCATACCCGGAGCTGCGACTGATCCGCGAGGGGAAGGTGGCACCGGCGCTAAGCTTCAGCGGAGCGCTCCTTTGTTTCGTCATCCCTGTCGCCAGTGCCATAGCCCACAGCGTTTCACTGCTCGACATGGTCGTGTGGTCGCTGATCGCGCTGGTAATCCAGATAGCGGTCTTTCTGGCGCTGCGTATTTGCTTTTCCGATCTCTGCAGGGGGATAGCCGCCAACGACCCCGCCCCCGCCGTCCTCCTGGGCGTCGCATCGATGGCCGCGGGGATCCTCAATGCTGCCAGCATGACGTACTGA
- a CDS encoding ribose-phosphate pyrophosphokinase produces MENKIRVFSGNSNPILAEKICECLKVPLGKAKVKTFSDGEISVEIGENVRGRDVYIVQSTCAPTNNHLMELLIMMDALKRASAATITAVIPYYGYARQDRKAAPRTPITSKLVADLLTAAGASRVVTIDLHAGQIQGFFNIPVDNLYAAPVLLAHLKTRFADELENLVMVSPDAGGTERARAFAKRLGCTLAVIDKRRTGPNVAEVMHLIGDVKGKSAIILDDMIDTAGTLTQAAQALKDHGASNIYAAATHGVLSGPAIDRINASVIEKVVITDTVPVGEKGASTEKLRVLSVADLLAEAIRRIHEDESVSSLFV; encoded by the coding sequence ATGGAAAACAAGATCAGGGTGTTTAGCGGCAACTCCAATCCTATTCTGGCGGAAAAGATCTGTGAATGTCTGAAGGTACCGTTGGGCAAGGCAAAGGTGAAGACCTTCTCCGACGGCGAGATCTCTGTGGAGATCGGCGAGAATGTGCGCGGCAGGGACGTCTACATCGTCCAGTCGACCTGCGCCCCCACAAACAACCACCTGATGGAGCTCCTCATCATGATGGACGCCCTGAAGAGGGCCTCCGCCGCCACCATCACCGCGGTCATCCCGTACTACGGCTATGCCCGCCAGGACAGAAAGGCCGCCCCGCGCACCCCGATCACCTCGAAGCTCGTCGCCGACCTCCTCACCGCCGCCGGTGCAAGCAGGGTGGTCACCATCGACCTCCATGCGGGTCAGATCCAGGGCTTCTTCAACATTCCGGTGGACAACCTCTATGCCGCCCCGGTTCTCCTCGCGCACCTGAAGACACGCTTTGCCGACGAGCTGGAGAACCTTGTCATGGTTTCCCCGGATGCAGGGGGCACCGAGCGCGCCAGGGCCTTCGCCAAGCGCCTCGGCTGCACACTCGCCGTCATCGACAAGCGCCGCACCGGCCCTAATGTCGCAGAAGTCATGCACCTCATCGGGGACGTGAAAGGGAAATCGGCCATCATCCTTGACGACATGATCGACACCGCAGGTACCCTGACCCAGGCCGCCCAGGCGCTGAAGGACCACGGTGCGAGCAACATCTACGCCGCCGCGACCCACGGCGTCCTCTCCGGACCGGCGATCGACAGGATCAACGCCTCCGTTATCGAGAAGGTGGTAATCACCGACACGGTCCCCGTCGGGGAGAAGGGGGCGAGCACCGAGAAGCTGCGCGTCCTCTCGGTCGCCGATCTCCTTGCCGAGGCGATCCGCCGCATCCACGAAGACGAGTCCGTTAGCTCGCTTTTCGTGTAA
- a CDS encoding mechanosensitive ion channel family protein has product MTRTLLLMSTLIAVLSLSCHLFAESAALPAKGSEQGAVKTAPVMLERVAIFSIPAYHRYSADERAAKISERIAKAAQDYSLRIDTITTEETDISTEVVAGQRFIMSVYDTDARTAGVTRQQLASQHAARIRAAIDRYRQERAPKAIAHGIIMCGIATAALLVALLLVRMLFRWLVTLSAAQMFRPIRLQKFELLNLEEVRALFGTVMRAIRLVLVLVLLYIYTTFVLDALPWSRPFSNGILQYVLVPVKTMQLKVVEYIPNLIFLIVLAVVSKYALKFMKVIAIEVERGNITFAGFYREWAKPTYKIARFLFIAFVAVVAFPYFPGSQSPAFKGISIFIGVLLSLGSTSTVSNVVAGLDMTYRRAYLQGDWIKVGELIGEVTRTRLLVTHLRTFKNEEVVFPNAVLLNSHVINYTSLARLHGLILHTSVTIGYTTPWRQVHALLLQAAERTPGVLREPLPFVLQTGLDDFYIRYELNAYTDVPEEMPVIYSHLHQNIQDLFNEFGVQIMSPHYMLDPACPATVPKEQWYAPPATPPVST; this is encoded by the coding sequence ATGACACGCACGCTGCTCCTTATGTCAACTCTGATAGCGGTGCTGAGCCTGTCATGCCACCTCTTTGCAGAGAGCGCGGCACTCCCTGCAAAGGGCTCCGAGCAGGGCGCGGTGAAGACGGCTCCTGTCATGCTGGAAAGGGTTGCCATCTTTTCCATCCCGGCCTACCACAGGTATTCCGCGGACGAGCGGGCAGCGAAAATCAGCGAGCGTATAGCAAAGGCCGCTCAAGATTACTCCCTGCGCATCGATACCATTACCACGGAGGAGACCGATATCTCGACGGAAGTGGTGGCGGGGCAGCGTTTCATCATGTCTGTCTACGACACGGATGCCCGTACCGCGGGGGTAACGCGTCAGCAGCTCGCCTCCCAGCATGCCGCCAGGATCCGGGCCGCGATCGACCGCTATCGGCAGGAACGCGCACCGAAGGCGATAGCGCACGGCATCATCATGTGCGGCATCGCCACCGCCGCCCTGCTGGTAGCACTTTTGTTGGTCCGTATGCTGTTTCGCTGGCTTGTGACCCTTTCAGCAGCGCAAATGTTCCGACCTATCCGGCTCCAGAAGTTCGAGTTGCTCAACCTGGAGGAGGTGAGGGCGCTCTTTGGCACCGTGATGCGTGCCATCCGGCTCGTGTTGGTTCTGGTACTCCTCTATATTTACACCACCTTCGTCCTCGACGCGCTTCCGTGGAGCCGACCCTTCAGCAATGGCATCCTCCAGTACGTCCTCGTCCCGGTAAAGACGATGCAGCTGAAAGTTGTGGAGTATATCCCCAACCTGATCTTTCTCATCGTCCTCGCCGTAGTCAGCAAGTACGCTCTCAAGTTCATGAAGGTTATTGCGATAGAGGTGGAGCGGGGAAACATAACCTTCGCCGGCTTCTATCGTGAATGGGCGAAACCGACATACAAGATCGCCAGATTTCTCTTCATCGCCTTCGTGGCGGTCGTCGCCTTCCCCTACTTCCCCGGCTCGCAATCCCCAGCCTTCAAGGGCATTTCAATCTTTATCGGGGTGCTTCTCTCCCTCGGCTCCACTTCGACAGTCTCAAACGTCGTCGCGGGTCTCGACATGACCTACCGGCGTGCCTACCTGCAGGGAGACTGGATCAAAGTGGGGGAACTGATCGGCGAGGTCACCAGGACGCGGCTTTTGGTCACCCATCTGCGCACCTTCAAGAACGAGGAGGTAGTCTTTCCCAACGCGGTCCTCCTCAACAGCCACGTGATAAATTACACCTCTCTGGCGCGTCTGCATGGCCTGATCCTCCACACCTCCGTCACCATCGGGTACACGACGCCCTGGCGCCAGGTACATGCCTTGCTGCTGCAGGCGGCCGAGCGGACTCCAGGGGTGCTGAGGGAACCTCTCCCTTTCGTACTGCAGACGGGGCTGGATGATTTCTACATCCGCTACGAGCTCAATGCCTATACCGATGTCCCGGAGGAGATGCCGGTGATTTATTCACACCTGCACCAGAACATCCAGGACCTCTTCAACGAGTTTGGGGTGCAGATCATGTCCCCCCACTACATGCTCGACCCTGCCTGCCCGGCAACGGTTCCGAAGGAGCAGTGGTACGCCCCCCCGGCGACGCCGCCTGTGTCAACGTGA
- a CDS encoding bacteriohemerythrin, with protein MPEFQWDMTYVLGIEELDVQNKLLRDLVKKYFDDFKRSDITVPSLKSTLRVLLAHVGFQFDFEELCMKQTQYVNSEEHKKEHEHFRTMVYELLGLPEERVKQALDQTMRLNNWVQYHMLKSDARFAQYILSSNRQSDRIFQCDSTVRQLIQKYLRE; from the coding sequence ATGCCTGAATTCCAGTGGGACATGACCTATGTGCTGGGGATCGAAGAACTGGACGTACAGAACAAGCTGCTCAGAGACCTGGTGAAGAAGTATTTTGATGATTTCAAGAGAAGCGACATCACCGTGCCGTCACTCAAAAGCACCCTCCGTGTCCTCCTTGCTCATGTCGGATTCCAGTTTGACTTTGAAGAACTGTGCATGAAGCAGACTCAGTACGTCAACTCGGAGGAGCACAAGAAAGAGCACGAGCATTTCAGGACCATGGTGTATGAGTTACTGGGTCTCCCTGAGGAAAGAGTAAAGCAGGCTTTGGACCAAACGATGCGTCTGAACAACTGGGTTCAGTACCACATGCTGAAAAGTGATGCCAGGTTCGCCCAGTACATCCTTTCCTCCAACAGGCAATCCGACAGAATCTTCCAGTGCGACTCCACAGTACGGCAGCTGATCCAAAAGTATCTTCGGGAGTAA
- a CDS encoding toll/interleukin-1 receptor domain-containing protein — MGGIFISYRRGDSAGYAGRLADHLRDHFGCDRVFMDIDTIEIGEDFVEALNKAVSSCTVLIAVIGPAWLAMTDAAGRRRLEEPNDYTRLEISAALERKIRVVPVLVQDAVMPKEDDLPDGLKTLTRRQALRLNNESWDYDVNRLCEVLERDLGIAPSPLARRQRKPEPRRPHHDEGTRRGYLIAGTLLLAAIVTAVVLYSGQMGRKTQPEVATGPTSAAGGPTAEVSDKVPGTTPASQSKKEAKRPKSAAKGKEEPQPAPSGQSAAAKGSEPEKAATPAAAPAPAPAAPQPAEQKPSAGAPAANVAQAPPTPANPEQPTGSTKPAEKADEKTTTAMATPPAKAPEPAPAKPASPQLYTINTTQDRSTVILVGADGKEKEHISLDPDRVQKVYKASDGKWGVVVFKVRNEDKYGVIPIDLTHGKRQEPVTVPSLPEGVTFGSNEAVISFAAGKSQRISLP; from the coding sequence ATGGGTGGAATTTTTATAAGTTACCGGCGCGGCGACAGCGCTGGGTATGCCGGCCGACTCGCGGACCATCTGAGGGACCACTTCGGATGCGACCGGGTCTTCATGGACATCGACACGATAGAGATCGGCGAGGACTTCGTAGAGGCGCTCAATAAGGCGGTTAGTTCCTGCACGGTCCTCATCGCGGTCATCGGCCCGGCTTGGCTTGCGATGACCGATGCAGCGGGGCGGAGAAGGCTCGAAGAGCCGAACGATTACACGAGACTCGAAATCAGCGCGGCGCTCGAGCGGAAGATCAGGGTCGTTCCGGTCCTTGTGCAGGACGCAGTGATGCCGAAGGAAGATGATCTGCCAGACGGCCTGAAAACCCTCACCCGGCGCCAGGCCCTTCGGCTCAACAACGAAAGCTGGGACTACGATGTGAACAGGCTGTGCGAGGTGCTGGAAAGGGATCTGGGGATCGCCCCATCCCCCCTTGCCAGAAGACAGAGAAAGCCTGAACCGCGTCGGCCGCACCACGACGAGGGGACCAGGAGGGGGTATCTGATCGCCGGCACACTGCTCCTTGCGGCGATCGTCACCGCGGTCGTCCTGTACAGCGGGCAGATGGGGAGGAAAACTCAGCCGGAAGTAGCCACCGGCCCTACGAGTGCCGCTGGGGGGCCGACCGCGGAAGTGTCAGACAAGGTACCCGGGACAACGCCAGCGTCACAGAGTAAGAAAGAGGCGAAGAGGCCAAAGTCAGCGGCCAAAGGAAAGGAGGAGCCACAGCCGGCACCATCTGGGCAATCAGCCGCCGCAAAAGGGAGTGAGCCGGAAAAGGCTGCGACACCAGCAGCGGCTCCCGCTCCCGCACCGGCGGCACCGCAGCCGGCGGAGCAGAAGCCATCTGCCGGCGCCCCAGCGGCGAACGTCGCGCAAGCGCCCCCCACTCCGGCGAATCCCGAGCAGCCGACGGGCTCCACGAAACCCGCGGAAAAAGCAGACGAGAAGACAACGACGGCCATGGCTACGCCTCCAGCAAAGGCGCCCGAACCCGCGCCAGCAAAGCCGGCTTCTCCGCAGCTCTACACGATAAACACGACCCAGGACCGCAGCACCGTCATCCTCGTAGGCGCTGACGGAAAAGAGAAGGAGCACATCTCCCTCGACCCGGATCGCGTCCAGAAGGTGTACAAGGCCTCCGACGGCAAATGGGGAGTTGTCGTCTTCAAGGTGCGAAACGAGGACAAATACGGGGTGATCCCGATCGACCTGACGCACGGAAAGCGCCAGGAACCGGTGACCGTCCCATCCCTTCCAGAGGGAGTCACCTTCGGGAGCAACGAAGCCGTCATCAGCTTCGCCGCCGGAAAAAGTCAGCGGATCTCACTGCCATAG